Proteins from a genomic interval of Danio rerio strain Tuebingen ecotype United States chromosome 4, GRCz12tu, whole genome shotgun sequence:
- the LOC100334716 gene encoding guanylate-binding protein 4-like, with protein MKTFHLLYVTELTECIKVKSSDEDVDDSTEFVKFFPSFIWSVRDFTLERKIDGKDATEDEYLEFALKLKPGTSKKITSFNLPRECIQKFFPSRTCFTFPFPTAPEKMSTLESLSPADLSTEFLEVTKRFCKFVFDKSEVKRLKDGHTVTGRVLGSLTKMYVNTISSGAVPCLENAVIAMAQIENEAATQEGLEVYQRGMEKLKSSFPLELEQVSSEHQRLSSMATQAFMARSFKDTDGKHLKVLEVN; from the exons atGAAGACTTTCCAtctgct ATATGTTACTGAACTAACAGAGTGCATCAAGGTCAAATCGTCAGATGAAGATGTTGATGATTCCACTGAGTTTGTAAAGTTCTTTCCTAGTTTCATCTGGTCTGTGAGGGACTTCACCCTCGAGCGAAAGATTGATGGCAAAGATGCCACAGAGGATGAATATCTAGAGTTTGCTCTGAAGCTGAAACCTG GCACTTCGAAAAAAATAACAAGCTTCAACCTTCCCAGGGAGTGCATCCAAAAATTCTTTCCCTCCAGGACATGCTTCACTTTCCCATTTCCAACTGCTCCGGAGAAAATGTCCACTCTGGAGAGCTTGAGTCCTGCTGACCTTTCCACTGAGTTTCTGGAGGTCACCAAACGTTTCTGTAAGTTTGTCTTTGACAAGAGCGAAGTGAAGCGACTAAAAGATGGACACACGGTCACTGGCAGAG TTCTGGGTAGTCTTACAAAGATGTACGTGAACACCATCTCCAGTGGGGCTGTGCCTTGTCTGGAGAACGCAGTGATTGCCATGGCCCAGATTGAGAATGAGGCCGCAACGCAGGAGGGTCTGGAGGTGTACCAGAGAGGAATGGAGAAGCTAAAAAGCTCCTTCCCCCTGGAGCTGGAGCAGGTCTCTTCAGAGCACCAACGCCTCAGCAGCATGGCTACACAAGCCTTCATGGCTCGATCATTCAAGGACACTGATGGGAAGCACCTGAAGGTTCTTGAGGTAAACTAG